From Rhizobium favelukesii, the proteins below share one genomic window:
- a CDS encoding RbsD/FucU family protein translates to MLKGLNPLLSPELLSTLRAMGHGDEIAIVDGNYPGIEHARRLIRLDGHGIVPVLDAVLSVLPIDDFVQDAIFRSTVKAERDKLDPVHEEMIDCCTRHEPHRQVVPLVGADFYNRVRAAHAVIQTSEPRLYANIILRKGVIYPEQAADHAVEKAEVDPFTY, encoded by the coding sequence ATGCTGAAGGGACTTAACCCGCTTCTGAGCCCGGAATTGCTTTCGACGCTGCGTGCCATGGGGCATGGTGACGAAATCGCCATCGTCGACGGCAATTATCCCGGCATCGAACATGCCCGCCGATTAATCCGCCTCGATGGCCACGGCATCGTGCCCGTTCTCGATGCCGTTCTGAGCGTCCTGCCGATTGACGACTTCGTCCAGGACGCGATCTTCCGGTCAACCGTCAAGGCCGAGCGCGACAAGCTCGACCCGGTTCATGAGGAAATGATCGACTGCTGTACTCGCCACGAGCCGCATCGGCAGGTCGTGCCGCTCGTCGGTGCTGATTTTTACAATCGTGTGCGGGCCGCTCATGCCGTGATCCAGACCAGCGAGCCCCGACTTTATGCCAATATCATCCTGCGCAAGGGCGTCATCTACCCAGAGCAGGCGGCCGATCATGCCGTTGAGAAGGCAGAGGTCGACCCGTTCACCTACTAA
- a CDS encoding ROK family transcriptional regulator — protein sequence MSSLDGPVHTPAQLPILSPAGGANQIRVRAYNERLVLSLVRLYSSQSKADIARRTGLSAQTVSVIMRALEKEGLLSRGEPVRGRVGQPSIPMRLNPDAVYSFGVKMGRRSADLVLMDFLGKIRLQLHQTYAYPLPDVFLDFITSGIRELESRLDEKQRSRIAGIGIAAPFELWNWEEEVGSPKGAMDVWRDFDLHAEIAARVPYPVYLQNDATSACGAELVFGIGPSYPDFVYFFIGSFIGGGIVLNSAIFSGRTGTAGAIGPLPVRGKNGETLQLLEVASIFVLENMLRERGLDPQPLWYSADDWIDFGEPLEMWIQDTARALAQAIVAAASIIDFSAAVIDGGFPGWVRERIVQATIHEAAMLDLQGVVMPDIIEGAVGAHARAIGGASLPIFARYLTDQNVLFKEVENAEGT from the coding sequence ATGTCGTCTTTGGACGGTCCGGTACATACGCCGGCTCAACTGCCTATTTTGAGTCCGGCAGGAGGCGCGAACCAGATCAGGGTGCGCGCCTATAACGAGCGGCTTGTGCTGTCGCTGGTGCGCCTCTACAGCTCCCAGTCCAAGGCCGATATCGCCCGCCGAACCGGGCTTTCGGCGCAGACGGTATCCGTCATCATGCGCGCGTTGGAGAAGGAAGGGCTGCTCTCGCGCGGAGAGCCGGTGCGTGGCCGGGTTGGCCAACCGTCTATCCCGATGCGACTCAATCCCGACGCGGTTTACTCCTTCGGCGTGAAGATGGGCCGACGCAGCGCGGACCTGGTGCTGATGGATTTCCTGGGCAAGATCCGCCTGCAGCTTCACCAGACCTATGCCTATCCGCTGCCCGACGTTTTCCTGGATTTCATCACATCAGGCATCCGCGAACTTGAGAGCCGGCTCGACGAGAAGCAGCGTAGCCGCATTGCCGGCATCGGCATTGCAGCACCTTTCGAGCTTTGGAACTGGGAAGAGGAAGTGGGTTCGCCCAAGGGCGCGATGGATGTGTGGCGCGATTTCGATCTTCACGCCGAGATTGCTGCCCGCGTGCCCTACCCCGTCTACCTGCAGAACGACGCGACAAGTGCCTGCGGCGCGGAACTCGTGTTCGGTATCGGCCCTTCCTATCCCGATTTCGTCTATTTCTTCATCGGCTCCTTCATCGGCGGCGGCATTGTCCTCAATTCCGCTATCTTTTCCGGGCGCACGGGTACCGCCGGTGCCATCGGCCCCCTCCCCGTCCGCGGCAAGAACGGCGAAACGCTGCAATTGCTCGAAGTCGCGTCAATCTTTGTTCTGGAAAACATGCTGCGCGAGCGCGGGCTCGACCCGCAGCCTCTCTGGTATTCGGCCGACGACTGGATCGACTTCGGCGAGCCTCTGGAGATGTGGATCCAGGATACTGCTCGAGCGCTCGCGCAGGCAATCGTCGCAGCCGCCTCGATCATTGACTTCAGTGCTGCCGTGATTGACGGCGGCTTTCCCGGATGGGTGCGAGAACGGATTGTGCAGGCAACGATCCACGAGGCAGCCATGCTCGATCTTCAGGGCGTCGTCATGCCCGACATCATCGAAGGCGCGGTCGGCGCCCATGCACGCGCCATCGGTGGTGCCAGCCTACCGATCTTCGCGCGCTATCTCACCGACCAGAACGTTCTATTCAAGGAGGTCGAAAATGCTGAAGGGACTTAA
- a CDS encoding sugar ABC transporter substrate-binding protein: MKKSVLSAALGALALGVAFSAPAMAADVSACLITKTDTNPFFVKMKEGATAKAKELGVTLKSYAGKIDGDSESQVAAIESCIADGAKGILITASDTKGIVPSVKKARDAGLLVIALDTPLDPADAADATFATDNLLAGKLIGQWAKETLGDKAKDAKVGFLDLTPSQPTVDVLRDQGFMMGFGIDTKDPNKIGDEDDARIVGHDVTNGNEEGGRKAMENLLQKDPSINVIHTINEPAAVGAYQALKAVGMEKNVLIVSVDGGCPGVKSVKEGVIGATSQQYPLLMASLGIEAIKKFADSGEKPKPTEGKSFFDTGVSLVTDKPVSGLESIDTKIGTDKCWG, from the coding sequence ATGAAGAAATCAGTGCTTTCTGCCGCGCTTGGCGCGCTCGCCCTCGGTGTCGCCTTTTCGGCGCCGGCAATGGCCGCGGATGTTTCCGCCTGCCTCATCACCAAGACCGACACCAATCCCTTTTTCGTCAAGATGAAGGAAGGCGCGACGGCCAAGGCCAAGGAACTGGGTGTGACGCTCAAGTCCTACGCCGGCAAGATCGACGGTGACAGCGAAAGCCAGGTTGCCGCGATCGAAAGCTGCATTGCCGACGGTGCGAAGGGCATCCTGATCACAGCGTCGGACACGAAGGGCATCGTCCCCTCGGTCAAGAAGGCCCGCGATGCAGGTCTCCTGGTGATCGCCCTCGACACGCCGCTCGATCCGGCTGACGCTGCCGACGCAACCTTCGCAACCGATAACCTGCTCGCCGGCAAGCTGATCGGCCAATGGGCCAAGGAAACGCTCGGCGACAAGGCAAAGGATGCCAAGGTTGGCTTCCTCGACCTGACGCCGTCGCAGCCGACCGTCGACGTTCTGCGTGACCAGGGCTTCATGATGGGCTTCGGCATCGACACCAAGGACCCGAACAAGATCGGCGACGAAGACGATGCGCGCATCGTCGGTCACGACGTGACGAACGGCAACGAAGAAGGCGGCCGCAAGGCGATGGAGAACCTTCTGCAGAAGGATCCGAGCATCAACGTCATTCACACGATCAACGAGCCGGCCGCCGTCGGCGCTTACCAGGCCCTCAAGGCTGTCGGCATGGAAAAGAACGTTCTGATCGTCTCGGTTGACGGCGGTTGCCCAGGCGTCAAGTCCGTCAAGGAAGGCGTCATCGGCGCCACCTCCCAGCAGTATCCGCTGCTGATGGCTTCGCTCGGTATCGAGGCGATCAAGAAGTTCGCCGACAGCGGCGAAAAGCCGAAGCCGACCGAAGGCAAGTCCTTCTTCGATACGGGTGTTTCGCTCGTCACCGACAAGCCGGTCTCTGGCCTTGAGTCGATCGACACCAAGATCGGCACCGACAAGTGCTGGGGCTAA
- a CDS encoding ABC transporter permease — translation MTGAQDFERVLDGSDKNVASFEHQAVPFVKRAQHFLHSTPAAVPLIVLVLAIIIFGIAIGGRFFSSYTLTLILQQIAIVGILGAAQTLVILTAGIDLSIGVIMVISAVIMGNCAITYGIPTPIAVLAGMLVGGLCGLLNGFLVAYMKLPPFIVTLGTWNIVMATNFIYSANETIRDTDVDAQAPLLHFFALSFKLGSAVLTLGVIAMVLLVLVLWYILNHTAWGRHVYAVGDDPEAAKLSGIQTKKVLLTVYTVSGVIAAFAAWVSIGRNGSISPSSAVTDYNLQAITATVIGGISLFGGRGSILGTLFGAMIVGVVSMGLNMLGADPQWKVLLTGVLIIAAVAIDQWIRKVSV, via the coding sequence ATGACCGGAGCACAGGACTTCGAACGGGTGCTTGACGGCAGCGACAAGAATGTCGCGTCGTTCGAACATCAAGCCGTACCATTTGTGAAGCGTGCGCAGCATTTTCTGCACTCGACGCCGGCCGCCGTGCCGCTGATCGTGCTGGTGCTGGCGATCATCATCTTCGGCATCGCGATCGGCGGGCGGTTCTTCTCGTCCTACACGCTGACGCTCATCCTGCAGCAGATCGCCATCGTCGGTATTCTCGGCGCCGCGCAGACGCTGGTCATCCTGACCGCGGGCATCGATCTCTCGATCGGCGTCATCATGGTGATATCAGCCGTGATCATGGGCAATTGTGCCATCACCTATGGCATCCCGACGCCGATTGCCGTGCTTGCCGGCATGCTTGTCGGCGGTCTCTGCGGCCTCCTCAACGGTTTCCTCGTTGCTTACATGAAGCTGCCGCCGTTCATCGTCACGCTCGGCACGTGGAACATCGTGATGGCCACGAACTTCATCTACTCGGCGAACGAGACGATCCGCGACACCGACGTCGACGCGCAGGCGCCGCTGCTGCACTTCTTCGCGCTCAGCTTCAAGCTCGGCAGTGCGGTGTTGACGCTTGGCGTTATTGCCATGGTGCTGCTGGTGCTCGTGCTCTGGTACATCCTCAATCACACCGCCTGGGGCCGCCACGTCTACGCCGTCGGCGACGATCCGGAAGCAGCCAAGCTCTCTGGCATCCAGACCAAAAAGGTCCTGCTCACGGTCTACACCGTCTCCGGCGTCATCGCCGCCTTCGCGGCCTGGGTATCGATTGGCCGCAACGGCTCCATCTCGCCGTCGTCGGCTGTCACCGACTACAATCTTCAGGCCATCACGGCGACTGTGATCGGCGGCATCTCGCTCTTTGGCGGTCGCGGCTCGATCCTCGGCACCCTGTTCGGCGCGATGATCGTCGGCGTGGTGTCGATGGGTCTCAACATGCTCGGCGCGGATCCGCAGTGGAAGGTGCTGCTCACCGGCGTACTCATCATCGCCGCCGTCGCAATCGACCAGTGGATCAGAAAGGTGTCGGTGTAA
- a CDS encoding ATP-binding cassette domain-containing protein has translation MANEPILSARGLVKRYGRVTALDNADFDLYPGEILAVIGDNGAGKSSLIKAISGAVTPDEGEITLEGKQVHFKSPMEAREAGIETVYQNLALSPALSIADNMFLGREIRKPGVLGKWFRMLDRPAMEKRARDKLTELGLMTIQNINQAVETLSGGQRQGVAVARAAAFGSKVVIMDEPTAALGVKESRKVLELILDVRSRGLPIVLISHNMPHVFEVADRIHIHRLGRRLTVINPKEYTMSDAVAFMTGAKSVPTEPVAA, from the coding sequence ATGGCAAACGAACCCATTCTTTCGGCTCGGGGCCTCGTCAAGCGCTATGGACGCGTCACCGCGCTCGACAACGCCGACTTCGACCTCTACCCCGGCGAAATCCTTGCGGTGATCGGCGATAACGGTGCTGGCAAGTCGTCGCTGATCAAGGCGATCTCAGGCGCGGTCACCCCCGATGAGGGCGAGATCACGCTGGAGGGCAAGCAGGTCCACTTCAAGTCTCCGATGGAGGCGCGCGAAGCGGGCATCGAGACCGTCTATCAGAACCTCGCGCTTTCCCCGGCGCTGTCGATTGCCGACAACATGTTCCTTGGTCGCGAGATCAGGAAGCCGGGCGTGCTCGGCAAATGGTTCCGCATGCTCGACCGTCCAGCGATGGAAAAGCGGGCCCGCGACAAGCTCACCGAACTCGGCCTGATGACCATCCAGAACATCAACCAGGCCGTCGAAACGCTTTCGGGCGGTCAGCGCCAGGGCGTGGCGGTGGCGCGTGCCGCTGCCTTCGGCTCCAAGGTCGTCATCATGGACGAGCCGACGGCTGCGCTCGGCGTCAAGGAAAGCCGCAAGGTCCTGGAACTGATCCTCGACGTGCGGTCGCGCGGCCTGCCGATCGTGCTGATCTCACACAACATGCCGCATGTTTTCGAGGTCGCCGACCGCATCCATATTCATCGGCTTGGCCGCCGTCTGACGGTGATCAATCCGAAGGAATACACGATGTCCGATGCCGTGGCCTTCATGACCGGCGCCAAGTCCGTACCGACGGAGCCGGTCGCCGCATGA
- a CDS encoding nucleoside triphosphate hydrolase: protein MSITIEDIAGEVIGRAGDTKRFLIAIAGPPGAGKSTMADNLAEALRANGQTVEVLPMDGFHMDNAILIERGLLARKGIPETFDVRGFLDIIRAVRPADQEVLIPVFDRSREIAIASARVVSPEHRFIIVEGNYLLFSQGKWAELEDIFDYSVMLAPPIEVLEERLWARWRGYKLSEEEANAKVYGNDLPNGRLILGNRRRADVTLDIA from the coding sequence ATGAGCATCACCATCGAAGACATCGCCGGCGAGGTCATCGGCCGCGCCGGCGACACCAAGCGTTTCCTGATCGCCATTGCCGGTCCGCCCGGCGCCGGCAAATCCACCATGGCGGACAATCTCGCCGAGGCGCTGAGAGCGAATGGCCAAACCGTGGAAGTCCTGCCGATGGATGGCTTCCATATGGACAATGCCATTCTGATCGAACGCGGCCTGCTGGCCCGCAAGGGTATTCCGGAAACGTTCGATGTCCGCGGCTTTCTCGACATTATCCGGGCCGTGCGTCCGGCCGACCAGGAAGTATTGATCCCTGTCTTCGACCGGTCCCGCGAGATTGCCATCGCCTCGGCGCGCGTCGTCTCGCCCGAGCATCGCTTTATCATCGTCGAGGGAAACTACCTGCTTTTCAGCCAGGGCAAGTGGGCCGAACTCGAAGACATCTTCGACTACTCGGTCATGCTGGCGCCGCCGATCGAGGTGCTCGAGGAACGGCTGTGGGCGCGCTGGCGCGGCTACAAGCTGAGTGAGGAAGAAGCGAACGCCAAGGTCTACGGCAATGATCTGCCCAATGGCCGGTTAATTCTCGGCAATCGCCGCCGCGCGGATGTGACGCTCGACATAGCCTGA
- a CDS encoding DUF805 domain-containing protein: protein MSFTEAVLSVFSKYAVVSGRAGRPEFWWFAPFNVIASLILAVIDKFLFGYEILGAIYGLAHAASRPRRGGAPSP from the coding sequence ATGAGCTTTACGGAAGCCGTCTTGTCAGTCTTCTCGAAATACGCCGTCGTCAGCGGCCGCGCCGGCCGACCGGAATTCTGGTGGTTTGCACCCTTCAACGTCATCGCCTCCCTGATCCTGGCCGTCATCGACAAGTTCCTCTTCGGCTACGAAATACTTGGCGCCATCTACGGCCTTGCCCATGCTGCTTCCCGGCCTCGGCGTGGCGGTGCGCCGTCTCCATGA
- a CDS encoding DUF805 domain-containing protein codes for MLLPGLGVAVRRLHDIGRSGWWLLVGIIPLVGWIVLLVWYLGRGTPGSNEYGAPA; via the coding sequence ATGCTGCTTCCCGGCCTCGGCGTGGCGGTGCGCCGTCTCCATGATATCGGCCGTTCTGGTTGGTGGCTTCTGGTTGGCATCATTCCGCTGGTGGGCTGGATCGTCCTGCTCGTCTGGTATCTCGGCCGCGGCACGCCCGGCTCCAACGAATACGGCGCGCCTGCCTGA
- the pyrC gene encoding dihydroorotase, which produces MQSITIRRPDDWHLHLRDGAMLEGVIGDTSRDFARAIIMPNLVPPVVTTADAEAYRGRIMAALPKGDKFQPLMTLYLTEHTNPDDVEAGKTSGLITAVKLYPAGATTNSHGGVRDIEKAMPVLERMAKIGLPLCVHGEVTAPEVDIFDREAVFIETVLDPLRKRLPELKVTMEHVTTKDGIDYIKSAKSNLAGSITTHHLIINRNAILVGGIRPHYYCLPVAKRENHRLALRAAATSGDLRFFLGTDSAPHVDPLKECACGCAGIYTSINTMSCLAHVFEQENGLDRLEAFASLNGPAWYGLPVNEERITLVKRDEPVRFPAKVETGAGLVTVFDPMFPLYWDVDR; this is translated from the coding sequence ATGCAATCGATCACCATCCGTCGCCCCGATGATTGGCACCTGCACCTGCGTGACGGGGCCATGTTGGAAGGCGTGATCGGCGATACGAGCCGCGACTTCGCCCGCGCGATCATCATGCCGAACCTGGTACCGCCGGTGGTTACAACTGCCGATGCGGAGGCCTATCGCGGCCGCATCATGGCGGCGCTGCCGAAGGGCGACAAGTTCCAGCCGCTGATGACGCTCTACCTGACGGAGCATACGAATCCCGATGACGTCGAGGCGGGCAAGACGAGCGGGCTGATCACGGCGGTCAAGCTCTACCCGGCCGGCGCCACCACCAACTCCCACGGCGGCGTGCGCGATATCGAAAAGGCGATGCCGGTGCTGGAGCGTATGGCAAAGATCGGCCTGCCGCTTTGCGTCCACGGCGAGGTGACTGCGCCAGAGGTCGACATTTTCGACCGCGAGGCTGTGTTCATCGAAACCGTGCTCGATCCGCTCCGCAAGCGTCTGCCTGAACTCAAGGTAACGATGGAGCACGTCACCACCAAGGACGGCATCGACTACATCAAGTCCGCGAAGAGCAATCTCGCAGGCTCGATCACGACGCACCACCTGATCATCAATCGCAACGCCATCCTCGTTGGCGGCATCCGCCCGCACTACTACTGCCTGCCGGTCGCCAAGCGCGAGAACCACCGCCTCGCCCTCCGTGCCGCCGCAACGAGCGGCGATCTGCGCTTCTTTCTCGGCACGGATTCAGCCCCGCACGTCGACCCATTGAAGGAATGCGCCTGCGGCTGCGCCGGCATCTACACCTCGATCAATACGATGAGCTGCCTTGCGCACGTCTTCGAACAGGAAAATGGGCTCGACAGGCTCGAGGCCTTCGCATCGCTGAACGGACCTGCTTGGTATGGCCTGCCGGTCAACGAAGAAAGAATAACGCTGGTCAAGCGCGACGAACCCGTCAGGTTTCCGGCGAAAGTTGAAACCGGCGCCGGCCTTGTTACCGTTTTCGATCCAATGTTCCCGCTTTACTGGGACGTTGATCGCTAA
- a CDS encoding glyoxalase superfamily protein, which produces MRDFRDAKLMAKALRQALAARDIDFTHSETLEIVARQFGFDQWNILSAKLEEPEAATPAIAIQPPIPIFRIFDVAKAKEFYCGFLGFALDWEHRFGDHFPLYCQVSRSGMILHLSEHSGDASPGARAFVPVTGVRALQSELSAKQYRYMKPDLQEVPWGLEMEVIDPFNNRLTFCERT; this is translated from the coding sequence ATGCGCGATTTTCGCGACGCCAAGCTGATGGCGAAAGCTCTGCGGCAGGCTCTGGCTGCCCGCGACATAGACTTCACCCATAGCGAAACCCTGGAGATCGTTGCCCGCCAGTTCGGGTTCGATCAGTGGAATATCCTCTCGGCCAAGCTTGAAGAGCCGGAAGCGGCAACGCCCGCGATTGCCATTCAGCCGCCGATCCCGATTTTCCGCATCTTCGACGTCGCCAAGGCGAAGGAGTTCTATTGTGGCTTTCTCGGCTTCGCGCTGGATTGGGAGCACCGCTTCGGCGATCATTTCCCGCTCTACTGCCAGGTGTCGAGAAGCGGCATGATCCTGCATCTCAGCGAACATTCCGGCGATGCCAGCCCCGGCGCTCGCGCCTTCGTGCCCGTCACGGGCGTTCGTGCCTTGCAGTCCGAGCTCTCGGCCAAGCAATATCGCTACATGAAGCCAGACCTGCAGGAGGTGCCTTGGGGCCTCGAAATGGAGGTCATCGACCCCTTCAACAACCGGCTCACCTTCTGCGAACGGACGTAA
- a CDS encoding DUF1772 domain-containing protein produces MAGRIVTLVLSIALAAAAIGSGLVAGIFFAFSTFIMTSFARIPTEQGIAAMNSINVTIVRSPFMLLFVPTVVLCLVIAAFAFFNWRGGVSVWMLAGAVLYVFASFLSTIVFNVPMNDALVKVSGSGAEATALWTAYLKDWTWWNHVRTIASLLASIAFVRALMLV; encoded by the coding sequence ATGGCAGGTAGGATAGTGACGCTTGTACTCAGTATCGCTTTGGCGGCCGCTGCGATCGGCAGCGGCCTGGTTGCTGGCATCTTCTTTGCGTTCTCGACCTTTATCATGACGTCGTTCGCCCGCATTCCCACTGAGCAAGGCATAGCGGCGATGAACTCCATCAATGTCACGATCGTGCGCTCGCCCTTCATGCTGCTTTTCGTACCGACCGTGGTCCTGTGCCTCGTGATCGCTGCCTTCGCGTTCTTCAACTGGCGCGGTGGCGTCAGCGTCTGGATGCTGGCCGGAGCAGTGCTTTACGTGTTTGCATCGTTCCTCTCGACGATCGTCTTCAACGTGCCGATGAACGACGCGCTGGTGAAAGTCAGCGGCAGCGGCGCCGAGGCCACCGCGCTCTGGACGGCCTATCTCAAGGATTGGACATGGTGGAACCATGTGAGGACGATCGCCTCACTGCTCGCCTCAATCGCCTTCGTGCGCGCCTTGATGCTCGTGTGA
- a CDS encoding NmrA family NAD(P)-binding protein: MQNSEIVLIGGSGKTGGRIADRLAKRGLGFRVASRSSARPFDWEKRADWAATLTGAKRAYVSFQPDLAVSWAADAIGALARTAIDCGLTHIVLLSGRGEEGAQHAEEALKASGIGYTILRASWFCQNFSEGAFAEQVAAGKLALPTGVVKEPFIHTDDIADAAVAALTDASHVDKTYELTGPRALTFCEAVAEIAEACGRDIAYQQISMAEFKEGLAAAGLPKGMIDLLEELFTQVLDGRNSGVANGVAEILGRPAKDFGDYAREAAANGTWQVG; the protein is encoded by the coding sequence ATGCAGAATTCCGAAATCGTCCTCATCGGCGGCTCAGGCAAGACAGGCGGCCGCATCGCAGACCGGCTGGCGAAGAGAGGTCTTGGCTTCCGCGTTGCCTCGCGCTCCAGTGCTCGCCCATTCGATTGGGAGAAGCGGGCGGACTGGGCAGCAACCCTTACCGGCGCAAAGCGCGCCTACGTGAGCTTCCAGCCCGACCTTGCCGTCTCCTGGGCAGCTGATGCGATCGGTGCGCTCGCCCGCACCGCCATCGACTGCGGTCTCACCCATATCGTCCTGTTATCGGGCCGCGGCGAGGAAGGCGCGCAACACGCCGAGGAAGCGCTCAAGGCGTCCGGCATCGGCTACACCATCCTGCGGGCATCATGGTTCTGCCAGAATTTCAGCGAAGGCGCCTTTGCCGAGCAGGTCGCTGCAGGCAAACTGGCTCTTCCAACAGGTGTTGTGAAGGAGCCTTTCATCCATACCGACGACATCGCCGATGCGGCCGTTGCGGCGTTGACCGATGCCAGCCATGTTGACAAGACCTACGAACTGACCGGCCCGCGCGCGCTGACCTTTTGCGAAGCGGTCGCCGAGATCGCGGAAGCATGCGGCAGGGATATCGCCTATCAGCAGATATCCATGGCAGAGTTCAAAGAGGGACTTGCTGCCGCCGGGCTGCCGAAAGGCATGATCGACCTGCTCGAAGAGCTCTTCACGCAGGTGCTCGATGGCAGAAATTCGGGGGTTGCGAATGGAGTCGCAGAAATTCTCGGCCGCCCCGCCAAGGATTTCGGTGACTATGCACGCGAAGCTGCTGCCAATGGGACATGGCAGGTAGGATAG
- a CDS encoding TetR/AcrR family transcriptional regulator — MGEEVAVRRRRQPEPTGQPRRIPQQKRGRERFEKILSVALALIEKNGSDALKMSEIVEKAELSFGALYQYFPDKSSIIRTLAERFNGQGRACVKAELATVTDAATLRQALCNIADQYYDFFRQEPVMRDIWVATQADRLLQEIDADDMEFHAQALFSVLAKLEPERRKAELLAIARLTMQLLAAAVRYAISLDDVDGRAAIALYQRMLPTAIARLS, encoded by the coding sequence ATGGGCGAAGAGGTTGCCGTCAGACGTAGAAGACAGCCGGAACCGACCGGCCAGCCGCGCCGGATTCCGCAGCAGAAGCGCGGCCGGGAGCGCTTCGAAAAGATCCTGTCGGTGGCGCTGGCGCTGATCGAGAAGAATGGCAGCGATGCGCTGAAAATGAGCGAGATCGTTGAAAAGGCTGAGCTATCCTTTGGTGCGCTCTACCAGTATTTCCCGGACAAAAGCTCGATCATCCGCACGCTTGCCGAACGCTTCAACGGACAGGGCAGGGCTTGCGTCAAGGCCGAGCTTGCAACGGTGACGGATGCCGCAACACTACGGCAGGCGCTTTGCAACATTGCCGACCAATATTACGACTTCTTCCGTCAGGAGCCCGTGATGCGTGACATATGGGTCGCCACCCAGGCCGATCGGCTGCTGCAGGAGATCGATGCCGACGACATGGAGTTTCACGCTCAGGCGTTGTTTTCCGTTCTTGCAAAGCTGGAGCCGGAGCGGCGCAAGGCCGAGCTGCTTGCCATCGCCAGGCTTACTATGCAGCTTCTTGCAGCGGCCGTTCGTTACGCGATTTCGCTGGATGATGTGGACGGACGGGCCGCGATTGCGCTTTACCAGCGGATGCTGCCCACCGCTATCGCCCGGCTGTCGTAG
- a CDS encoding MgtC/SapB family protein produces MDHIEVFQRLGVALAIGLLVGVERGWQERDIRAGGRTAGIRTFGLTGFLGGIAGTLQSMTGPLLPATIAVLLGLVYIAGKWQETKENEDYSITSVVAALVVFGLGVLAAVGDIVTAAAGGVATTAILAARHSLHGFLRGLTWVELRSALMLLAMTVIALPLLPDGALDPWDALNPHSLWLLTITIAALSFAGYAAIRLMGTGRGVLLAGAAGGLVSSTALTLSFARYSAEAPEGARHLAAGAGIAGALSFARVLVIASALSFAMLMPLASALVPAIIGFLAAGLFSVWRSKTATEAPEIDLKNPFELRTVISFALLLGLISLVSKMAIDYVGPSALFVVAAISGLVDVDAITLSTARLVGSTIDVTTAADVILIAVAVNTVTKVVLAFTAGRREYAMALGEASAAAVVLGAVGYFAMRSFLPT; encoded by the coding sequence ATGGACCATATCGAAGTTTTCCAGCGCCTCGGCGTCGCACTTGCCATCGGCCTGCTCGTCGGCGTCGAGCGAGGTTGGCAGGAGCGTGATATTCGCGCGGGAGGCAGGACTGCGGGTATCCGCACTTTCGGCCTGACCGGCTTTCTCGGCGGAATAGCCGGAACACTTCAGTCCATGACCGGTCCCCTTCTGCCGGCGACAATCGCTGTGCTTCTGGGTCTCGTCTACATTGCCGGCAAGTGGCAGGAGACAAAGGAGAACGAAGACTACAGCATCACATCGGTCGTGGCCGCCCTTGTGGTGTTCGGGCTCGGCGTTCTGGCTGCCGTCGGCGACATTGTTACTGCGGCCGCCGGCGGCGTCGCAACGACAGCAATTCTTGCGGCCCGCCACAGCCTGCATGGCTTTCTTAGAGGGTTGACCTGGGTTGAACTCCGCTCCGCCCTTATGCTGCTTGCAATGACCGTGATCGCGCTGCCGCTGCTGCCAGACGGGGCGCTCGATCCCTGGGACGCGCTCAATCCCCACTCGCTCTGGCTGCTGACGATCACCATCGCAGCTTTGTCCTTCGCCGGCTATGCCGCGATTCGATTGATGGGCACGGGCCGTGGCGTTCTGCTGGCGGGGGCCGCGGGCGGACTTGTCTCGTCGACCGCCTTGACACTCTCCTTCGCCCGCTATTCGGCGGAAGCCCCCGAGGGCGCACGGCACCTTGCGGCCGGGGCAGGCATTGCCGGCGCCCTCTCCTTCGCGCGTGTTCTCGTCATCGCCAGCGCGCTCTCCTTCGCCATGCTGATGCCGCTCGCTTCCGCGCTCGTCCCGGCGATCATCGGTTTCCTGGCGGCCGGCCTGTTTTCGGTGTGGCGTTCCAAGACAGCGACTGAGGCACCGGAGATCGATCTAAAAAACCCCTTCGAGCTCAGAACCGTCATCTCCTTTGCGTTGCTGCTCGGCCTCATCAGCCTCGTCTCGAAGATGGCGATCGATTATGTCGGGCCATCCGCGCTCTTCGTCGTGGCTGCGATCTCCGGCCTCGTCGACGTCGATGCCATCACGCTTTCCACCGCACGCCTCGTCGGCTCGACGATCGACGTGACGACGGCAGCCGATGTCATCCTGATCGCCGTCGCGGTCAACACGGTGACGAAGGTGGTGCTTGCCTTCACCGCGGGGCGCCGGGAGTACGCGATGGCACTCGGTGAGGCATCGGCGGCGGCAGTCGTGCTCGGAGCCGTCGGGTATTTTGCGATGCGCAGCTTTCTGCCGACCTGA